A DNA window from Bacillus carboniphilus contains the following coding sequences:
- a CDS encoding prephenate dehydrogenase translates to MEGNVLIIGLGLIGGSVALAIKKEHPNSKIGGYDLNSETTKMALLLQVIDEEITNVQAFAEEADLIILATPVQQSEQWIEKLASWKLKNEAIVTDVGSTKGKIMNTANQLIKQGVTFIGGHPMAGSHKSGVQASKVHLFENAFYLLTPDRNVSQLKVDQLKKWLKGTHAHFIVVSPREHDELTGIVSHFPHIIAASIVHQAFGESQVNHDLLKRLAAGGFRDITRIASSNPHMWRDILLHNKDVLLDLMSQWQDEMRVITDLMQAEDAEGIFDYFQQAKNFRDDLPAKSKGAIPSFYDLYVDIPDYPGIISEVTGYLAQEKISITNIRILETREDLYGVLVLSFQTIEDRERAQECIGNYTDYETVISN, encoded by the coding sequence ATGGAAGGGAACGTCCTAATAATAGGGTTGGGGTTGATCGGAGGTTCCGTTGCTTTAGCAATCAAAAAAGAGCACCCAAACAGTAAGATTGGTGGATATGATCTTAACTCCGAAACCACTAAAATGGCACTTTTACTTCAGGTAATTGATGAAGAAATAACAAATGTCCAAGCATTCGCTGAAGAAGCGGATCTAATTATTCTAGCAACACCTGTTCAACAGTCTGAACAATGGATTGAAAAACTAGCTTCATGGAAACTAAAAAACGAAGCGATTGTGACAGATGTAGGAAGTACCAAAGGAAAAATCATGAATACCGCTAATCAGTTGATAAAACAAGGGGTCACTTTTATAGGGGGACACCCTATGGCGGGGTCACATAAAAGTGGAGTGCAAGCCTCAAAGGTTCACCTTTTTGAAAATGCTTTTTATTTACTAACTCCAGATAGAAATGTGTCTCAACTTAAAGTAGATCAATTAAAGAAATGGTTAAAAGGTACTCATGCACATTTTATTGTTGTTTCTCCAAGGGAACATGATGAACTAACAGGAATCGTATCTCATTTTCCACATATAATTGCTGCTTCAATTGTTCACCAAGCTTTTGGAGAATCACAGGTCAACCATGATTTACTTAAGCGGTTAGCTGCAGGTGGATTTAGAGATATTACGAGAATTGCCTCTAGTAACCCTCACATGTGGAGAGATATCCTTCTTCATAATAAAGATGTGTTATTAGATTTGATGAGCCAGTGGCAAGACGAGATGAGGGTTATAACGGACTTGATGCAAGCTGAAGATGCGGAAGGGATATTCGATTACTTTCAGCAAGCAAAGAATTTCCGAGACGACCTACCTGCTAAATCCAAGGGAGCTATTCCTTCGTTTTATGACTTATATGTGGATATCCCGGATTATCCAGGTATTATTTCTGAGGTGACTGGATATCTAGCACAAGAAAAAATTAGTATTACCAATATTAGAATTCTTGAAACCAGAGAAGATCTGTATGGAGTTCTAGTGCTTTCATTCCAAACAATAGAAGACCGTGAACGAGCTCAAGAATGTATTGGTAACTATACAGACTATGAAACAGTTATTTCAAATTAG